A single window of Microcoleus sp. AS-A8 DNA harbors:
- the truA gene encoding tRNA pseudouridine(38-40) synthase TruA yields the protein MKVVGDSIAIATLGASAFPVPPRMGEGSNEQWLAQYRSSSENADQVKGLKVDPSKQAEATDSLLTPNRQPDSQRIALVIQYLGTHFSGWQRQPRHRSVQQEIEQAIASVLKHPVTLHGAGRTDTGVHAAAQVAHFNATGAIPAHRWANVINSRLPDDILIRASASVPSDWHARFSASWRRYRYTLYVDKRPNLFVRPFSWHYYYAPLDESLIQEALNPLMGRHHLAAFHRANSGRSHSWVDVQAAECYRNGPFIHIEIQANGFLYGMVRLLVGMLVRVGKGEIHPKDFTELWVNQRREKVKYAAPAKGLCLLRVGYPNSPFPPEIWFDTQPKFLLPTSVEAEYCLN from the coding sequence TTGAAGGTTGTTGGCGATAGCATTGCGATAGCGACATTAGGCGCGTCAGCGTTCCCCGTTCCCCCAAGGATGGGGGAAGGCTCAAACGAACAGTGGTTAGCGCAGTACCGGAGTTCTTCCGAGAATGCAGATCAGGTTAAAGGTTTGAAAGTTGACCCGTCAAAGCAAGCTGAGGCAACCGACAGCCTATTAACCCCTAACCGACAACCGGACTCTCAGCGAATTGCCCTGGTGATTCAATACCTGGGTACGCATTTTTCTGGCTGGCAGAGGCAACCTCGCCATCGCAGCGTACAGCAGGAAATTGAACAAGCGATCGCTTCAGTGCTAAAGCACCCCGTGACCCTACATGGGGCGGGTCGTACCGATACAGGGGTTCACGCGGCGGCTCAAGTCGCACACTTTAATGCCACAGGAGCGATCCCAGCCCACCGCTGGGCGAATGTGATTAATAGTCGGCTGCCTGACGATATCCTAATTCGGGCGTCGGCGTCGGTGCCTTCTGACTGGCACGCTCGTTTCAGTGCTAGCTGGCGTCGCTACCGATATACCCTCTATGTAGACAAGCGACCCAACTTGTTTGTGCGACCCTTTAGTTGGCATTATTATTATGCACCCCTTGATGAGTCTCTAATTCAGGAGGCTTTAAACCCCCTGATGGGTAGACATCATCTGGCAGCCTTTCATCGTGCCAACTCAGGGCGATCGCATTCCTGGGTCGATGTCCAAGCGGCAGAATGTTACCGCAATGGCCCATTTATTCATATAGAAATTCAGGCTAACGGATTTTTATATGGTATGGTGCGGCTCTTGGTGGGAATGTTGGTGCGAGTAGGAAAGGGGGAGATACATCCCAAAGATTTCACAGAACTTTGGGTGAACCAGCGCCGCGAAAAAGTAAAATACGCAGCCCCAGCCAAGGGGCTGTGCTTATTACGTGTCGGCTACCCCAACTCGCCTTTTCCCCCAGAAATTTGGTTTGATACACAACCCAAGTTTCTCTTACCCACCTCGGTCGAAGCTGAATACTGCCTTAATTGA
- the rplQ gene encoding 50S ribosomal protein L17 encodes MRHRCRVPQLGKPADQRKALLRALATELIRHGRITTTKVRAKAVRAEVEKMITLAKNGSLASRRQALGYIYDKQLVHSLFEGVKERYSDRNGGYTRVLRTVPRRGDNAEMAIIELV; translated from the coding sequence ATGCGTCACCGTTGTCGTGTACCCCAACTGGGAAAGCCCGCTGACCAGCGGAAGGCTCTGCTGAGAGCTCTTGCCACTGAACTAATTCGTCACGGACGAATCACCACGACCAAAGTGCGGGCAAAAGCCGTGCGTGCGGAAGTGGAAAAAATGATTACCCTGGCTAAAAATGGTTCCTTGGCGTCCCGACGTCAGGCGCTAGGCTATATTTACGATAAACAGTTGGTTCATTCCCTATTTGAGGGAGTTAAAGAGCGCTATAGCGATCGCAATGGCGGATATACCCGCGTACTGAGAACCGTACCCCGTCGTGGCGATAACGCGGAAATGGCCATTATCGAGCTAGTCTGA
- a CDS encoding DNA-directed RNA polymerase subunit alpha has translation MAQFQIECVESKTLKNQSQYSKFVLEPLERGQGTTVGNALRRVLLSNLEGAAVTAVRIAGVNHEFATIEGVREDVLEILLNMKEIVLKSYTSAPQIGRVMITGPATVRAAQFDLPSEVEIVDPGQYIATLAPGARLEIEFRIEKGKGYRSVERGREDGSAVDFLQIDAVFMPVSKVNYSVEDARIDGSLEKDRLLLEIWTNGSLTPQEALSQAANLLVDLFNPLKDINLESIKDEYPDDEDPTSQIPIEELQLSVRAYNCLKRAQINSVADLLDYSQEDLLEIKNFGQKSAEEVIEALQRRLGITLPQEKSAKPS, from the coding sequence GTGGCGCAGTTTCAGATTGAGTGTGTAGAGTCTAAAACACTGAAGAATCAGAGTCAATATAGTAAATTTGTCCTGGAGCCTCTCGAACGCGGTCAAGGTACAACGGTTGGTAACGCATTAAGACGGGTTCTGCTATCAAACTTGGAAGGGGCAGCCGTAACCGCTGTCCGAATTGCCGGTGTGAACCACGAGTTTGCCACCATAGAGGGGGTCAGAGAGGACGTTCTGGAAATTCTTCTAAACATGAAGGAAATTGTCCTCAAAAGCTATACCTCTGCGCCTCAGATTGGTCGAGTCATGATTACGGGGCCTGCGACCGTGAGAGCGGCTCAGTTCGATTTACCCTCTGAAGTGGAAATCGTAGATCCGGGTCAGTACATTGCGACTTTAGCCCCAGGGGCAAGGCTGGAGATAGAGTTTCGGATCGAAAAAGGGAAAGGATATCGCTCCGTAGAACGAGGGCGCGAAGATGGTTCTGCGGTAGACTTCCTCCAGATTGACGCGGTGTTTATGCCGGTGAGTAAAGTCAATTACAGCGTTGAGGATGCTCGAATTGACGGATCTCTGGAAAAAGACCGCTTGCTTTTGGAAATTTGGACGAATGGTAGCTTAACCCCTCAAGAAGCATTGAGCCAAGCTGCCAATCTCCTGGTTGATCTGTTTAATCCTTTAAAAGATATCAATCTGGAATCCATTAAAGATGAATATCCAGATGATGAAGACCCAACCAGCCAAATTCCAATTGAAGAATTGCAACTGTCTGTGCGGGCGTATAACTGCTTGAAGCGGGCTCAGATTAACTCTGTGGCTGACTTGTTGGATTATAGTCAGGAAGACCTCCTGGAAATCAAAAACTTTGGTCAAAAGTCGGCTGAAGAAGTGATTGAAGCCTTGCAACGGCGTTTGGGGATCACATTGCCTCAAGAAAAATCCGCCAAACCGAGCTAG
- the rpsK gene encoding 30S ribosomal protein S11: MARPTKKTGAKKQKRNVPNGVAYIQSTFNNTIVTIADTRGDVVSWASAGSSGFKGAKKGTPFAAQTAADSAARRAADQGMRQIEVMVSGPGAGRETAIRAIQGAGLEITLIRDVTPIPHNGCRPPKRRRV, from the coding sequence ATGGCGCGACCAACGAAAAAAACAGGTGCAAAGAAGCAAAAACGTAATGTACCCAATGGAGTAGCCTACATCCAGTCCACCTTCAACAACACAATCGTCACCATCGCCGACACCAGAGGCGACGTGGTGTCGTGGGCTTCAGCTGGCTCAAGTGGCTTTAAAGGAGCCAAAAAAGGAACACCATTTGCCGCTCAAACAGCCGCCGATTCAGCGGCGCGTAGAGCCGCAGACCAGGGAATGCGCCAAATTGAAGTGATGGTAAGTGGTCCGGGTGCTGGTCGCGAAACCGCGATTCGAGCCATTCAAGGGGCAGGACTGGAAATTACATTGATTCGGGATGTGACACCCATCCCCCATAACGGCTGCCGTCCGCCCAAGCGGCGTCGAGTTTAA